In the genome of Mercurialis annua linkage group LG8, ddMerAnnu1.2, whole genome shotgun sequence, the window caaatttttataattaagtttGGTAAATATTACCAGTTAATGTAGATTTAACCGGGACGAAGGAAAatcataagaaaataatataaaataaagtatgaGTCCTgggataatatttttaatattaatattcttgattaatttaagaatttattgtTGAAGCTTTATAAATTAGGAGGCCGTTTTAATAAATGTCTACGGTCGACAATTAAGTAATTGggttaaagttattttatagcATTTATTCGCTAGTTTGTAGTACTTGTGCGTAAAATAAGAGCTTATATAGTTAGATTTTCgtgttttgtagtttttatgaataaatattaaatcttatCATTTTTGGGGTATTTATGATTGAAACAGGGTCAAATAATCAAAGCCAGAAGAATTCAGAAAAACAAAGTCAAACCCAAGTACAACCGGTTCGAGTTGAATCGAACCGGTCCAAGAAACGAAGGACAGAAGGTCAATCGGCCTCCGGCCGGCCCACAACATCAGGCCGGCCAAGGGCCGGCTGAGACCTGGATTTGGACGAAATTGTGTTCGCATGGGGAAAAGGCAACAAAATTCTGAAGTTATCACATCAGACTTTTCATAATGAACGATAATTGCATTCACACTCAAGACAAGTTATAGATTGGTCCACTTAAGACGATTATAGAAGTACTTGATCAATACTCCACTTTCAAAGGAAAGAAGATATTCTCAACCTGATCTTCACTCAAGTTTTATATGCAAGGATGATATCTTTGGCTTGAACTCCGCTCCAAGtgactctataaatagaccttATTTGTGTAGAGAAAAGATATACCACTTAGTGTAGACTTAGGCTTAGACACCAAAAATACTCTTTAGTATAGATTATTTTCTATCTTCTATCTCTTATGTACTAAAGGTGTAACTTATCTATTGTCATAATCCATATGACAATGGGTAACTAAACCTTtcgttcgagggttgatatgaacgtttatttatataattgattgaccttggatattttggtgatttatcgtGTTTCCATTATTGAGcttaatgcttggattaaattgagaaattgattcATGATGCATGTATATTTAACTAATTgagaaattgttaattaaatagacctaTGTAATCGGAAACTTAAAGGACAACGCCACGAGAGTGGGTTGGAATTTAAGTAATCTTGAGTTtacttcataattacaatttagttggttaattggttttttataacacgagagtgagttaattatcgattaattaatAGGTGTTAAAATTTGGTGTTGATTAATATTCTTCATGCTTGAATGTTTTTGATAAATTCATTCATTGCCcgagtgagttaatgaatacaTGTTCTTAAGggttttcttaataaatatcatttaatcgtTGACTAGGTtcattataacacgagagtgagtaatttgcctattaattggttatttgtttatttttatctatagtAACTCGACAGAGAGCTATATGTGGTTTAAACTAGCCTGAACTATAATTTTGGCAATACAACTGAGTTGTGATCATTTCggtctttgaggctcgagagagcgggattcgatATTTTAGAATAACTCGATTCTAGATAATCACCAAGATATTCATTGTTcatgattttatgtttttattcggAATTATCAACTCTTGattcttttacttttattatttccaaaaattatcttttaaatcattttaactttattgattttaattgcttaatttatttgttaattggttACTTTTAATTATTCTGGTCACAAATTCTCAAACCATTTTCGTAGCTAACCAGTCAAAAGAATTCTCAAAATTAGTCGTTAAATCCATTGTCTCTATGGGATCGATATCCGTACTTTTGGATTATATTAGTTGCGCGATACCGTCACTTGCAGTTTAGCATCAACAAGTTTGTGGCGCCATTGCCAGGGACAATTGCGTATTTAATAGATTAAGAGTCAAGAATTCTTGGGTGTGTtagcatttatttttatttacttcatTTTATTGGTTTTTCTTTGTGGtagtgttgtttttgttttgtgcaGAAAATTTGGTCaaagtgtatgcacaatacaagGCGATCCAAGCTTCCGCTAGAACCTTTTCAACAGGACCTCACCAGTTTCGAGAGAAGTATTCAAAAATCATCCCAAAAATCAGATAATATGGGGGATGACGCTAAACATCATGACGGGTATGTCCCGCCATTTGCATATATTGATATGATTCCGCCTCACCGTCCACAAAATGTTGAGGTAGCACCAGTTCAACAAAGGCAACCAAGGAATCGAAACAGACAACAACAACAAGCACCTCAAAGGCGCACTTTGGGTTAATTCTTTTCACCAGATGTTGATCATGCTACTTTTGGATGTTTTGTACTACCTATTCAGGCAAATACTTTTGAGATAAAAACTAGCACGATTACTCAACTTGAGAATCGATGCCAATTTTATGGTTTGCCTAGTGAAGATCCAAATGCGCATATTTCGAAATTTTTTGAGGTGTGCAATACGTTCAAGATTCCCAATGTGACGGAGGATCAAACCAAGCTTTCATTGTTTCCATTCTCCTTGCGAGATAAAGCACGAGCATGGATTTAATCTATAGCTAGCAATTCCATCACGACGTGGAGACAACTTGCACAAGCTTTTCTCAACAAATATTTCCCTTTGGGGAAGACGGCAAGATTCATGAAAgaaattatagattttttttaacacGATGGAGAAGCTTTATATGGAGCGTGGGACAGATTCAATGAACTTCAACGAAGTTGCCCACATGACCACCTGCAGAAGGAACATTTAATTCCGATATTCTATAATGGTATTAATGAGCATACTAGAGCTACTATTGATGCAACTTCAGGAGGCTCAATCATGAGGAAGACGTATGAATAAGCTCTTGCTTTGCTAGATGAGTTGGCTACGAATAGCAGTTCTTGGCCTACGGAGAGGCTGAGGAAATCAAATCAAAGGGGCATGATGACCTTATAACAGATCCAAGAGTTGGAGGCGATGAAAGCAAAGAACGGTGCCCTCCAAGCTCAAGTGGAGTTGTACAAAAGGCAAGTGGGACAAAGGAATGCTCCGATAGCAGCAGTGCAAGCAGGATGTGACTTCTGTGGACATTTTAGCCACTCAGGGTGAGAATGCTTAGTTACAGAACAAGCCACCAATGAGTAGGTATATTACGTTGGAGGACAACAGAATGATCCATATTCAAACACCTATAATCCaagatggaggaatcatccgaATTTTTCTTGAAAAGATACGAATCATTCAGGTCCAACCAATGCAAATACTCAAGCAAATGCAGGAAGTTCCAATTTTCAGTCAGGGAACCGCTACCAACCTAATCAAGGTAATTTTAATTCTAACAATTATGGTAGTAGGCCGCAAAATCCTCCTGGATTCCAATCAAACAGGAATCAAGATGACGGAAGCAAGCTCGATAATATATTGGAGCGATTCGAGAAGTTTGAAGCAGAAGCGCGACAGAAAGATAAAAATCAAGCAGCTGCCTTCCACAATCTCGAGGTGCAAATTTCACAATTAGCAGCCTCTATTCAAGGTAAAAACCAGGGTGGTCTACCTTCCACTACGGAGACGAAACCCTAGGAGCATGTTAAGGCTGTTGAGCTTGGGAGCGGAAGAGGCTCTTAATGATCCACATGGTAAGAAGCCTATCGAAGTCAATGATGAGCCGAACGCTAACGAGGCGAGTTCAAGTAATACAAAGGCAAGCGAGGAGGTAATATTTGAGGATGCAACTCCTGAGGTTAgatcaccaccaccacctccataTGTGCCAAAGGTACCgtttcataaatttttggaAATCTTCTAGAAACTCTAAATTAAGATAAGTCTAGCGGATGCTTTGCGAGAAATGCCTCAGTATGCAAAGTTTCtcaaagacataattatgaacaagcggaGTTGGGAAGATAAAGGTCATTGACTGAAAACTGCAGCTCAATCATTTTGAGTGACTTACCCACAAAGCTGAAAGATCCAGGGAATTTTACTATTCCTTGCACCATTGGAAATTTAGATGCTGTCAACTGTTTATGGGATTTGGTTGCAAGTATCAATTTAATGCCTCTGTTTCTTTTCAGAATTGTTTGGTAATCAATCAGTGAAACAAACTTCAATGGTACTCCAACTAGCCGACCAGTCAATCAAGAAACCATATGTAGTGGTGGAAGATGTTCTAGTCAAAGTGGATAAGTTCATCTTTCCAGTAGACTTTGTCATTCTTGATTATGCATTTGATAAGAACTGCCCCATAATTCTTGGGCGTCCATTCATGAATACGGGAAGGGCGCTAATCGATGTTCATGCTGGAAAGTTGACCTTGAGGATTGACGAAGATAGTGTGGAATTTGACATGAAAAAGTTGATGTGAAATGCTACCGAAGAGGAAGGATGTATGCGAGTTGATGTATTTGATGAAATGGTGTTCAAATAACTCAAGAGGAATATGGAAGCTATAAACCAAGGTAGTGGGACTGATCTAATCGATTTCAAGCTTTCAGGTACAGAGTTCGTCCAATCAACCAATTGTTCAACGGGGGACAATGTTATAGAACAGCTAGCAGTACCAAATTCCCTCCATATCTCTTCCCAGATATGTGAAGCAGAGGAGGAAATTGAATCTGCACAAGTGTCAGAGGTATCTTTCACCTCTGAAGAACCAACTGAACAGGATGAGGGAGAAGACCCTGAAGAGGATGAACCTACACCCGAGGAGTTAATCAGAAACGAGAGGGTAACACCACCATCTTGTGTTAAGCCACCAAAAGTGGAGCTTAAGACACTTCCATCTCATTTGAGGTACGCATTCATaggagaaaataataaattgccAATTATAATCTAAAGTAAATTGACAGAATCACAATAGCAACAAGTGATTCAAGTGGTCAAAAATCATATTTTGGCAATTAGATGAAATATCTCTGACATCCGTGGGATTAGCCCATCGGTGGTGATGCATAAAATTCATCTCGAAGATGAATCCAAGTCGTCAGCACAACGACAAAGGAGGCTCAATCCAAACATGAAAGAAGTTCACAAAGAGATTGCGAAATTATTTGATGCTGGAATTATTTACTCCATTTTTGACAGCCCTTTGGTAAGTCCCAAGGGGGGTATGACAGTGATTGAAAACAACAAGGGGGAGAAAATTTCCACAAGGACAGTAACGGGGTGGCGTGTCTGCATCGACTACCGCAAGTTGAATACAGAGATGAGGAAAGACCACTTCCCGTTACCTTTTATTGATCAGATGTTAGAGCGTGTAGCGGGCCACGCTttctattgttttcttgatGGTTATTCCGTTATAATCAAATTCTCATTTttccggatgaccaagagaaaacaactttTACTTGTCCTTTTGGAACATTTGCATATCGCAGGATGCCGTTTGGTCTCTGTAACACACCAGCAACATTTCAGTGATGCATGACCTCCATATTTTCTGACATGATGGAGGATGTTATGGAAGTTTTTATGGATGACTTCTCAGTTTTTGGAGATTCTTTTGAGGCATGCTTAAAGAATCTCGAACGAGTTCTAGCACGATGTGAAGAGACAAATCTAGTGCTAAATTGGGAGAAgtgccacttcatggtggaaGGAGGAGTAGTCTTAGGCCACAAAATTTCGAAGGATGGCATTAAGGTAGATAGAGAAAAGACAGAAGTAATCGAGAAACTTCCACCACCAACCACTGTTAAGGGAGTTCGTGCCTTTCTAGGGCATGCTGGTTTCTATCGTCGCTTTATCAAAGATTTCTCCTCAATTGCTAGACCTCTTACTAATTTACTCGTTAAAGATGCTCCTTTTGATTTCACTAATAACTGTTTGCTAGCATTTGAAAGGTTGAAGGAAGCACTAGTCTCGGCACCGATCATATCTTCGTCAGATTGGGAGCTACCGTTTGAACTTATGTGCGACGCGAGTGATCAAGCTCTAGGATGTGTTTTGGGGCAGAAAAAGGATAAGAAGTTGCATGTGATTTATTTTGCAAGTCGAACAATGGCAAGGGCTCAGCTCAACTACACCACCATTGAGAAAGAAATGCTCGCTCTGGTGTTTGTGTTGGATAAGTTTCGATCATATCTGCTATGCTCAAAAGTTGTCATATATACAGATCATGCCGCACTGCGATATCTCTTTGCAAATCAAGACGCAAAACCGAGACTAATTTTATGGGTGCTACTCATGCAAGAATTTGACATCGAAATCAAAGTAAAAAAGGGGACGAAAAATATGGTAGCTGACAACTTATCAAAGTTAGAAATTTCTGAACCTATACCTTTAGGAGTGGAAATCAATGAAAGGTTTCCAGATGAAATTCTTGTGATCTAAGGTGGAGACACCATGGTATGTAGACATTGCAAATTATTTATCTTCGAATATCATGCCACCTGACATGTCTTATCATCAAATTAAAGGAAGAAGTTTTTAAGTGATGTTAAAAGGTTCCTTTGGGATGAACCATATCTCTTCAAGGTATGTGGGGATGGAATGCTAAGACGATGTGTACCGCTTAACGAGATGTTACCCATTCTTAGTCATTGTCATGAGTCATCTAATGCGGGGCATTATGGTACGACAAGAACCGCAACTCGCGTACTTGAGAGCGAATTCTTTTAGCCAACACTCTTCAGAGATGCAAAAGATTTTGTAAATCATTGCGATCGGTGCCAACGAGTTGGAAATATCTACAAACAAGATGAGATGCCCTTGACTTCCATCCAAGAAGTAGAAATTTTTGACGTATGGGGGATTAATTTCATGGGGCCGTTTCCGGTGTCTTTTGGAAAGCAATATATTTTGGTATGTGTGGATTACGTCTCCAAATGGGTAGAGGCAGAGGCATTACCCGCAAATGATACCAAAGTAGTGTTGGACTTTCTCAAGCGCCTGATGAATCAGTTTGGCACTCCGAGAGCCATAATAAGCGATGGTAGATCTCATTTTTGCAATAGGCAATTTGATGGCTTAATGAAGAAGTACAATGTCTACCACCGCATCGCTACTCCATATCACCCCCAGAAGAGCGGGCAAGTTGAAGTATCAAATCGTGAGTTGAAGCGAATTCTGGAGAAAACAATGAATGGCACAAGAAAGGATTGGTCACTAAAGTTAGACGATGCATTATAGGCATGCCGTACGGCTTTTAAAACGCCTCTCGAAATGTCTCCGTTCCACATAGTCTATGGGAAAGCGTGCCATCTCTCAGTGGAACTCGAACATCGTGCATATTGGGCGATAAAAATGATGAATTTCGATTTGAAAAATGCGGGCGAGAAGCGAATGCTTCATTTAAATGAATTGGACTAGTTTCAATTCATGTCTTACGAAAACGTCAAGCTTTACaaagagaaaacaaaaagaTGGCACAATGCGCACATAAACCCCAAGGTTTTTAAGGTAGGTGCACTAGTGTTGCTTTACAACTTACAATTGAGGCTGTTTCTAGGAAAACTCAAATCTCGATGGAATGGCCCATTCAAAGTCAAGAGTGTGGCGGAGCATGGAGCGTTGGAATTAGAGAACAAGCCAGGAGAAATTTTCAAGGTCAACGGACATCGGTGCAAACCATATCTCGGACCTTCGACTGATCAAATGGTGGAGCAGATTACACTAACCACTCCTCCGTGATTCCAAACATGCAATCGAGCTTTTGACGCTAAACAAGTGCCCTCGGGAGGCATTCCTGAAAGgtttgcaatttattttttcgcgaaattttacttattttttttgtttttttaaaatttttgaacTGCCCCCAGTCGGCTTGGGTACGTGAGCCGGCCAAGGGCCAGCCGAAGAATGCATTGACGAGTTTTTTTTCGTCAAAAGAGTGCAGTGGCTCTGCCGGCCCCCAGCCGGCCTGATGTCGTGGGCCGGCCAAGGGCCGGCCAAGACActgatttttataaaaaaaatttaattgctgtaaaacttttcattaaaaatttaaattttgaaaaaatcaaataaatgttTACATACAAGTGTTCTATGTTAGTTTTGAATCTTTCCTTCAAACAAATAAGGGAAGCGTATTTAGCCTTTTAGGAAGTTTTTATACTTGATTGGTTTATCTAATTTCCTTTTTCATATTACATTTCCCACCTTAATTAGTTTCTTCATTGACTTcccattttgttttattatcttaatcatgttaaatatgattttcaTTACCTTATTGCATTTTAATTTTCCTTTTTCACTACAATAATACCCTAAATCTCATTAGTGTCTTCACCCTATAAATATAGATCGTTCAATAGTCATTCTTCTCTACACTCTCCCTCTAAACCACATAGGCAAATACCTACCTTGCAATCATGAACTACTACTCTAATAGCGATTCCGAGTCGGAAAACGACGATACCTACGACCCTTCCACATATGACCCTCACTATGAAACTGAACCGGTGTGGATCCCATATGTACCAAAAGATGCGCATGAGTGGTTATAAGACGTACCCCACCAACCCGAGGATTTCATGGATAAAATTTTCCAAGAACCTCCCTCCGAAAGAGATTCGGATCTTGATTCGGACTCATCCAAGGAGGATTCAGATGAGGaacccgatgagtaggaggaaAATCAGGAGGAAGATTATCCTCCGGAAATGGAGGACAATTGGTGGTAATTGGTTCGTGGGAGAGGTCGTCCTAAGATTGCAAGGAAAGGGAAAATAGGACGTCCTCGGAAAGAGTATTCCAGGATTTGGAAAAAGGTGTCTTGTGGATAAGGAGGAGCTTGGGTATTTTGACGAGGAATCAATTTTGCATCTAAGTCTTTAGTGTTGTTTAAATTATTCGTAGACTGTTATTTTTCATTAGTACTTGTTAGATTTCTATGATATCATATTTTCCGGTGTATTTTAAACAGTTGTTATTAGATTTTTGTTATCCAGCCCGACACTTGCGGCGGAAAATGGCAATTGGGAAAAAATGGAGCGGCTTGCAATCACTTGTGGAGCATTTTCGCCGTCTCGCCAAAAAAAGaagcaattttaattttttttattattactcttctttcttttattttgcacTTTCTCATACATTGAGGACAATGCATTATTTTAGTGAGGGGgtgggaaaagaaaaaaatcataataataaaaaaaataaacaaatagaaaattcaataaagaaaatcaaaaataaaattttgtatattttttaatttaaattatggtTAGAAATAGTTTGAGGAggtaaaatcaaagaaaaatgtgaatagaaaaataaataaaattttggcttgaaataataaatatttatcaaataattagttTCAAACCTTGAATAAATATAAGTGTTGTTTTTCATTCTAACAATAGTTAATGATGCTCGAcaataaaatactaattatatGACATGATTCGATAGGACTAGGGTGAATTCAAATTCTAGCTTTTAGTGACCACTGAAACACGACTGAATAGCCTGATGCGGAATCATGACATGTtggatatttattaaaaattgagtcATTTTCAAACTTTTTGCAATTGTTGGCACGACTTGTAATACTTGAGTATATGGCAAAACACAATTATTCTTGAGAGTTCGAGCCTAATTTTCTTGTTATGAGAATTGTTAACATGGTATATTTCTAGAACTTGCTCAGTGTCCGTTCAAAGTTACACGGTTGAATTTTTGACATTTAGATGAACTTTGCATTTAAGTGTACACAATTTGTTTTAAACCACTTAAATAGCCTACCCTTCATCCATTAGATGACACAATTTTGAGCCTTAacctttttcttgattttcaacCCACATTCCACATTTTAACCTCTCAAACCTCTACATCTTTCAACACCTCAACTTGATTTGACCAACATAGATTGAAGAAAAATGTGATTCTAGCTTGATgatgaaaaaagaaaagtgaACAAGtgccttaaaaataaaataaatgccttgcaataaaagaaaagatgcaagaaaaagaaagaaaagaaaaaagaaatcaagagaaaaataaaacaaatgcaattaaaaaaagaaaagaaagttcaCTCGTTCAAAGAAAATTCCAAGCTAGTCCACTATTTAGTACTTCAAAATAAAGTTGATTCAAGTCAAGTTATTTCAAAAATCCGAAAATATTACCTACCGTTTACCTTAACCCCATCAAACCCAAAAATAAAGAACAAGTGATTTTTGTCGAAAACTGAGCCATGTAGCGGAGTCCGGAACTATGAGCAAGCCTATGGTAAATTCGCATGTTTTCAATTGAGAGATAATTTGTTGATTTCACACCTCAAACACTTGAGTGTCGGAGTGAAAACTTGTGAGGAATTGATGCCATTTTCTATTTATTATGAGTTTATGACATGATTTGCTTAAgaaaattgactattttttacATGTCCCGCAAACGATGGTGATTCATTAGTGTTATTCAGTGTTGCATAAGTTAGGATGATAGTATTCTTAGTGTTATCAGATTATGTCATTTTATTTTCATCCATCTTTTGTCAGTATCATTAATGGTTGTTGGTTTAGAAAATCTCACTTAATTAATTCAGTAGTTTGGTAAATTAATTGTTAACTTGTATTTAACATGATTCGAGCCTGGGTAGTGTATAGTTAGGGCAAGATTCATGTTTTGCTTGAGGACAAACAAagctttagtgtgaggaggtttgataagcTATTATTTTACGTAGTTTTTATAGCATTTATTCGCTAGTTTATAGTACTTGTGCGTAAAATAAGAGCTTATATAGTTAGATTTTTGTGTTTtgtgaataaatattaaatcttatCATTTTTGGGGTATTTATGACTGAAACAGGGTCAAATAATCAAAGCCAGAAGAATTCAGAAAACCAGAGCCAAACCCAAGCCCAACCTGTTCGAGTTGAATGGAACCGGTCCAAGAAACGAATGACAGAAGGTCAGCCAGCCTCCGGCCGGCCCACGACATCAGGCCGGCCAAGGGCCGGCTGAGATCTGGATTTGGACGAAATTGTGTTTGTATGGGAAAAAGACAACAAAATTCTGAAGTTATCACATCGGACTTTCCATAATGAACGAAAATTGCACTCACACTCAAGAGAAGTGATCCTTCTTGACTTGCACAAAAAGAAATGAGCTTTGACAATAAGTTATAAGCTCATTAAGGGAAGAAGCTATGTTCTTTTAGAAACAAGACAAGTTATAGATTGGTCCACTTAAGACGATTATAGAAGTACTTGATCAATACTCCACTTTCAAAGGAAAGAAGATATTCTCAACCTGATCTTCACTCAAGTTTTATATGCAAGGATGATATCTTTGGCTTGAACTCCGCTCCAAGtgactctataaatagaccccatttgtgtagagaaaagATATACCACTTAGTGTAGACTTAGGCCTAGATACCAAAAATAGTCTTTAGTATagattattttctattttctatcTCTTATGTACTCAAGGTGTAACTTATCTATTGTCATAATCTATATGAAAATGGGTAACTAAACCTTTCGTttgagggttgatatgaacgtttatttatataattgattgaccttggatattttggtgatttatcgtGTTTCGCTTATTGAACTTAATGctttgattaaattgagaaattgattcatgatgcatgtttaattaactaattgagaaattgttaattaaatagacctaAGTAATCAGAAACTTAAAAGGACAACAGCACGAGAGTGGGTTGGAATTTAAGTAatcttgagtttgcttcataattacaatttagttggttaattggtttttaataacacgagagtgagttaattatcgattaattaatAGGTGTTAGAATTCTGTGTTGATTAATATTCTTCATGCTTGAATTTTTTCGATCAATTCATTCATTGCCTTAATTCTTGACTCGAGAGAGCATAGTtaaaatagatcagttaatcaacaacgtatgaattaataacacgagagtgagttaatgaatacgtgttcttaagggttttcttaataaatatcatttaatcatttGACTAGGTTCATTaaaacacgagagtgagttatttgcctattaattggttatttgtttatttttatcaatagtaACTCGAGAGAGAACTATAGGTGCATTAGATTAGTCTGAACTATAATTTCTGCAATACAACTGAGTTGTGATCTTTTCggtctttgaggcttgagagagcgggattcgatGTTTTAAAATAGCTCGATTCTAGATAATCACCAAGATATTCattgttcatgattttatatttttattcggaATTATCAACCCTTGAACCTTTTACTCTTATTATTtccaaaaattatcttttaaatcattttaactttattgaatttaattacttaatttatttgttaattggttacttttaattattttgatcaCAAATTCTCAAACAATTTTCGTAGCTAACCGGTCAAACGAATTCTCAAAATTAGTCGTTAGGTctattgtctctgtgggatcgatatccGTACTTCCGGATTATATTACTTGCGTGATACCATCTCTTGTAGTTTAGCATCAACACGCGCGCTTGCAcacagatatatatatatatatatatatatatatatatatgtttgttgtgtgCGCATGAAACATGCCtagaaaattattttcatttctttattcTTCCTTTAAACAACAAAGGCGGCGACTTAGATTTACAATTCGATTAACCAATTTCtcatttataacttaaatttcttCGATAATTTGCAATATATTCAAGTTAATAATCAGGATTTTTAATTTGGCTTGGTTAGACACAGTTTTATTAATGTTTTGATGCATTTTATCGTTTATGTTGTTGTTTGACCAAGTTGATTGTGAATTGATGGTTTTAACCGTTTAAGCTTAAAGTATATatgtatttgatgaaaaagACATGAGATATCAGAAAATTGGTATGTTTTGAGTTGTCCGATTCTGCTCGTTTCTGCTCGAGCGAGCATAATTCTGATCAGTGAGTAGAGCTGTCTCTTCTCGACGAGCAGAGCTAGGGGCTGCACAAAGCCGTCCCCTATTTAGCCATATAGGCTTTCCCTCGTACTATCGAGTGAAGGTGATTTTAAATCAGGCTTAACCAAAGAGGATTACAGATTTCTAATGGATTGGTtctaaaagtttaaagaaattaaacttGTAAAGCTAGTTAAATACGAACTAATCGTATTGcaaatttaatacaaaatgAAACCGAACgacatttttatattaaaccATAATTAAGAGAAAATGTTTAATAATGGAATTAAatgaatattttgaaaagaaagGTTTAATATCATGATTACCATATTCTATAATTTTACGTGTTG includes:
- the LOC126661826 gene encoding uncharacterized protein LOC126661826, with protein sequence MSYENVKLYKEKTKRWHNAHINPKVFKVGALVLLYNLQLRLFLGKLKSRWNGPFKVKSVAEHGALELENKPGEIFKVNGHRCKPYLGPSTDQMVEQITLTTPP